The proteins below come from a single Zea mays cultivar B73 chromosome 8, Zm-B73-REFERENCE-NAM-5.0, whole genome shotgun sequence genomic window:
- the LOC100282727 gene encoding plant IF-like protein, giving the protein MSVSEKVAPSKSSVSSSSDLDPLLKDLTEKKLTFRRNVVSLAAELKDARNKLASQEQLFVKESQTRKVVETKARSMEEEVSKLQKCLQDKDEQLRSSASSTEQYLHELDDLRTQLSITQATAEASAASAKSAQVQCLSLLKELNEKDISLKEHELRVNKLGEQLDLLQKDLQARELSQMQLKDEVLRIETDIMDAIAKAGSRSDKDNELLKILSDVSPRNVQNLNSLLNAKNTEIARLREEIRILSAHWTNKTKELESQLEKQRRTDQELKKRVLKLEFCLQESQSQMRKLKRMGEKRDKALKELMDQVAMKQPNSMCHGNKDNFWESQGFRFIASMSMLALVILAKR; this is encoded by the exons ATGTCTGTCTCGGAGAAGGTGGCGCCATCGAAGTCATCAGTTTCTTCGTCGTCAGATTTGGATCCGCTGCTGAAGGATCTCACGGAGAAGAAGTTGACCTTTAGGAGGAACGTGGTGTCATTGGCAGCTGAGCTCAAGGATGCGAGGAACAAGCTTGCCTCCCAGGAGCAGCTGTTTGTAAAGGAATCTCAAACTAGAAAG GTTGTTGAGACAAAGGCAAGGAGCATGGAAGAGGAAGTAAGCAAGCTGCAGAAATGCTTGCAGGACAAGGATGAGCAACTGCGTTCATCCGCAAGTAGCACGGAACAG TACCTCCATGAGTTGGATGATCTTAGAACACAACTGTCAATTACTCAAGCTACAGCAGAAGCGAGTGCTGCATCAGCCAAGTCAGCTCAGGTGCAGTGCTTGTCATTGCTGAAAGAGCTGAATGAGAAGGACATCTCGCTCAAAGAGCATGAGCTTCGAGTGAACAAGCTAGGTGAGCAGCTCGATCTTCTCCAGAAGGATCTACAAGCAAGGGAGCTCTCACAAATGCAACTTAAGGATGAAGTTCTAAGAATTGAGACCGACATCATGGATGCAATTGCCAAAGCTGGGTCTAGGTCTGACAAAGACAATGAGCTTTTAAAGATCTTATCTGACGTTTCACCAAGGAATGTCCAGAACCTCAACAGCCTTTTGAATGCTAAGAATACAGAAATTGCGAGGTTGAGAGAGGAAATCAGAATATTATCTGCTCACTGGACGAACAAAACCAAGGAACTTGAATCACAG TTAGAAAAGCAGCGAAGAACTGATCAGGAGCTGAAGAAGAGGGTCCTGAAGCTTGAATTTTGCCTTCAAGAATCTCAGTCCCAGATGCGAAAATTAAAGAGG ATGGGGGAGAAAAGAGACAAGGCTCTCAAGGAGCTCATGGACCAGGTGGCCATGAAGCAGCCCAACAGCATGTGCCATGGAAACAAGGATAATTTCTGGGAGAGCCAGGGCTTCAGGTTCATTGCCTCTATGTCGATGCTGGCGCTAGTGATCCTCGCAAAGCGTTGA
- the LOC100281346 gene encoding pto kinase interactor 1 isoform X1 yields the protein MSCFACCGDEDTQVPDTRTQYPGHHPARADAYRPADQPPKGSQPVKMQPIAVPAIPVDELREVTKGFGDEALIGEGSFGRVYLGVLRNGRSAAVKKLDSNKQPDQEFLAQVSMVSRLKHENVVELLGYCADGTLRVLAYEFATMGSLHDMLHGRKGVKGAQPGPVLSWLQRVKIAVGAAKGLEYLHEKAQPHIMHRDIKSSNVLLFDDDVAKIADFDLSNQAPDMAARLHSTRVLGTFGYHAPEYAMTGQLSSKSDVYSFGVVLLELLTGRKPVDHTLPRGQQSLVTWATPRLSEDKVRQCVDSRLGGDYPPKAVAKFAAVAALCVQYEADFRPNMSIVVKALQPLLNAHARATNP from the exons ATGTCGTGCTTTGCATGCTGTGGTGATGAAGATACACAAGTACCAGACACCAGGACTCAATACCCAGGACATCATCCAGCAA GAGCCGACGCATACCGCCCTGCTGATCAACCTCCCAAGGGTTCCCAACCTGTGAAAATGCAACCGATTGCAGTCCCTGCCATTCCTGTGGATGAGCTTAGGGAGGTGACTAAGGGTTTTGGTGATGAAGCCTTGATTGGTGAGGGCTCCTTTGGTAGAGTATACTTAGGTGTTCTAAGAAATGGCAGGAGTGCCGCGGTCAAAAAGTTGGATTCTAATAAGCAGCCAGACCAAGAATTCTTGGCGCAG GTGTCTATGGTGTCAAGGCTGAAGCACGAAAATGTTGTTGAGTTGCTTGGTTACTGTGCTGATGGGACACTCCGCGTCCTTGCCTACGAGTTTGCTACTATGGGTTCCCTTCATGATATGCTTCATG GAAGGAAAGGTGTTAAAGGGGCTCAACCCGGCCCGGTCTTATCATGGTTGCAGCGTGTGAAGATAGCTGTTGGGGCAGCAAAAGGCCTCGAGTATCTTCACGAGAAGGCGCAGCCTCATATCATGCACCGAGACATCAAGTCTAGCAACGTTCTTCTTTTCGATGACGACGTAGCTAAGATCGCTGACTTCGATTTGTCAAACCAAGCTCCGGACATGGCAGCCCGACTTCACTCGACTAGGGTTCTTGGAACGTTCGGATACCATGCGCCTGA GTATGCAATGACCGGGCAACTCAGCTCCAAGAGCGATGTATATAGTTTTGGAGTCGTTCTTCTCGAGCTATTGACCGGAAGGAAACCTGTGGACCATACATTACCAAGGGGACAGCAGAGTCTTGTGACTTGG GCTACCCCAAGACTTAGCGAAGACAAGGTTAGACAATGCGTTGACTCGAGGCTTGGAGGGGACTACCCTCCTAAAGCTGTTGCGAAG TTTGCAGCTGTTGCCGCGCTGTGTGTTCAGTACGAAGCGGACTTCCGGCCAAACATGAGCATTGTTGTCAAGGCGCTACAGCCCCTGCTGAATGCGCATGCGCGGGCGACCAACCCTTGA